The Saccopteryx leptura isolate mSacLep1 chromosome 2, mSacLep1_pri_phased_curated, whole genome shotgun sequence genome has a window encoding:
- the SLC19A1 gene encoding reduced folate transporter isoform X4, with product MAPSGRAVEKPVLTKPQPEPGREPGLGCELQTWQCLVFSLCFYGFMAQMRPGESFITPYLLGPDKNFTQKQVTNEITPMLSYSYLAVLVPIFLLTDYLRYKPVLFLQGLSYISVWLLLLFGHSVLHMQFMEFFYSLTMAARIAYSSYIFSLVHPSRYQRMASYSRAAVLLGVFTSSVLGQLLVTLGKVSFTMLNYISLAFLTFSLVLTVFLKRPKRSLFFNRNEPACSRASPSELDQMHPGPVQPAGRKLSRTLLAAWWDCILVRMFRELGDSLRLPQLRLWSLWWIFNSAGYYLIVYYVHILWNVVEPTTDTTKVYNGGVDAASTLLGAITSFAAGFVKIRWALWAKLVIGGMTAVQAGLVFLMHSTNSIKLCYVAFVLFRGLYQFLVPIATSSVPWSLESTRSSPLFSRPSSLSSFPTGGAWASRSAHSSLSTLCTSWCYPLPTSWELCWRACGTSSGATTSPCPWPRS from the exons ATGGCACCCTCTGGCCGAGCAGTGGAGAAGCCGGTACTCACGAAGCCCCAGCCGGAGCCTGGACGGGAGCCTGGACTGGGCTGTGAACTCCAGACTTGGCAGTGCCTGGTGTTCTCCCTCTGCTTCTACGGCTTCATGGCCCAGATGCGGCCTGGGGAGAGCTTCATCACCCCTTACCTCCTGGGCCCTGACAAGAACTTCACACAGAAACAG GTCACCAACGAGATCACGCCTATGCTGTCCTACTCCTACCTGGCAGTGCTGGTGCCCATCTTCCTGCTGACAGACTACCTGCGCTACAAGCCAGTGCTGTTCCTGCAGGGCCTGAGCTACATTTCTgtgtggctgctgctgctgtttggCCATTCTGTGCTGCACATGCAGTTCATGGAGTTCTTCTACAGCCTCACCATGGCCGCCCGCATCGCCTACTCCTCCTACATCTTCTCGCTCGTGCACCCCTCACGTTACCAGCGCATGGCCAGCTACTCAAGGGCCGCCGTGCTGCTGGGCGTCTTCACCAGCTCTGTGCTGGGCCAGCTGCTCGTCACCCTGGGCAAGGTCTCCTTCACCATGCTCAACTACATCTCGCTGGCCTTCCTTACCTTCAGCCTGGTCCTCACGGTCTTCCTGAAGCGTCCCAAGCGTAGCCTCTTTTTCAACCGCAATGAGCCTGCATGCAGTCGAGCCTCACCTTCCGAGTTGGACCAGATGCACCCAGGCCCTGTCCAGCCCGCAGGCAGGAAGCTCAGTCGGACGCTGCTGGCAGCCTGGTGGGACTGTATCCTTGTGCGCATGTTCCGGGAGCTGGGGGACAGCCTGCGGCTGCCACAGCTGCGCCTCTGGTCCCTCTGGTGGATCTTTAACTCAGCCGGCTACTACCTGATTGTCTACTATGTGCACATCCTGTGGAATGTGGTTGAACCCACTACAGACACAACCAAAGTCTACAACGGTGGGGTGGACGCCGCCTCCACTCTGCTTG GTGCCATCACCTCCTTTGCTGCGGGCTTTGTGAAGATCCGCTGGGCCCTGTGGGCAAAGCTGGTCATCGGAGGCATGACAGCAGTGCAGGCCGGGCTGGTCTTCCTCATGCACAGCACGAATAGCATCAAGCTATGCTATGTGGCCTTTGTGCTGTTCCGCGGCCTCTACCAGTTCCTGGTGCCCATTGCCAC GAGCTCTGTGCCCTGGTCTTTGGAGTCAACACGTTCCTCGCCACTGTTCTCAAGACCATCATCACTCTCATCGTTTCCGACAGGCGGGGCCTGGGCCTCCCGGTCCGCTCACAG ttccTTGTCTACTTTGTGTACTTCGTGGTGCTATCCTTTGCCTACTTCTTGGGAGCTGTGCTGGAGAGCCTGTGGCACTTCCAGTGGGGCCAccaccagcccctgcccctggcccaGGAGCTAA
- the SLC19A1 gene encoding reduced folate transporter isoform X1 translates to MAPSGRAVEKPVLTKPQPEPGREPGLGCELQTWQCLVFSLCFYGFMAQMRPGESFITPYLLGPDKNFTQKQVTNEITPMLSYSYLAVLVPIFLLTDYLRYKPVLFLQGLSYISVWLLLLFGHSVLHMQFMEFFYSLTMAARIAYSSYIFSLVHPSRYQRMASYSRAAVLLGVFTSSVLGQLLVTLGKVSFTMLNYISLAFLTFSLVLTVFLKRPKRSLFFNRNEPACSRASPSELDQMHPGPVQPAGRKLSRTLLAAWWDCILVRMFRELGDSLRLPQLRLWSLWWIFNSAGYYLIVYYVHILWNVVEPTTDTTKVYNGGVDAASTLLGAITSFAAGFVKIRWALWAKLVIGGMTAVQAGLVFLMHSTNSIKLCYVAFVLFRGLYQFLVPIATFQIASSLSKELCALVFGVNTFLATVLKTIITLIVSDRRGLGLPVRSQFLVYFVYFVVLSFAYFLGAVLESLWHFQWGHHQPLPLAQELKSPSEEKAIQVLSLQDGALCNLQPEATTLAPEDSAWATGPGLREQPEAKA, encoded by the exons ATGGCACCCTCTGGCCGAGCAGTGGAGAAGCCGGTACTCACGAAGCCCCAGCCGGAGCCTGGACGGGAGCCTGGACTGGGCTGTGAACTCCAGACTTGGCAGTGCCTGGTGTTCTCCCTCTGCTTCTACGGCTTCATGGCCCAGATGCGGCCTGGGGAGAGCTTCATCACCCCTTACCTCCTGGGCCCTGACAAGAACTTCACACAGAAACAG GTCACCAACGAGATCACGCCTATGCTGTCCTACTCCTACCTGGCAGTGCTGGTGCCCATCTTCCTGCTGACAGACTACCTGCGCTACAAGCCAGTGCTGTTCCTGCAGGGCCTGAGCTACATTTCTgtgtggctgctgctgctgtttggCCATTCTGTGCTGCACATGCAGTTCATGGAGTTCTTCTACAGCCTCACCATGGCCGCCCGCATCGCCTACTCCTCCTACATCTTCTCGCTCGTGCACCCCTCACGTTACCAGCGCATGGCCAGCTACTCAAGGGCCGCCGTGCTGCTGGGCGTCTTCACCAGCTCTGTGCTGGGCCAGCTGCTCGTCACCCTGGGCAAGGTCTCCTTCACCATGCTCAACTACATCTCGCTGGCCTTCCTTACCTTCAGCCTGGTCCTCACGGTCTTCCTGAAGCGTCCCAAGCGTAGCCTCTTTTTCAACCGCAATGAGCCTGCATGCAGTCGAGCCTCACCTTCCGAGTTGGACCAGATGCACCCAGGCCCTGTCCAGCCCGCAGGCAGGAAGCTCAGTCGGACGCTGCTGGCAGCCTGGTGGGACTGTATCCTTGTGCGCATGTTCCGGGAGCTGGGGGACAGCCTGCGGCTGCCACAGCTGCGCCTCTGGTCCCTCTGGTGGATCTTTAACTCAGCCGGCTACTACCTGATTGTCTACTATGTGCACATCCTGTGGAATGTGGTTGAACCCACTACAGACACAACCAAAGTCTACAACGGTGGGGTGGACGCCGCCTCCACTCTGCTTG GTGCCATCACCTCCTTTGCTGCGGGCTTTGTGAAGATCCGCTGGGCCCTGTGGGCAAAGCTGGTCATCGGAGGCATGACAGCAGTGCAGGCCGGGCTGGTCTTCCTCATGCACAGCACGAATAGCATCAAGCTATGCTATGTGGCCTTTGTGCTGTTCCGCGGCCTCTACCAGTTCCTGGTGCCCATTGCCAC TTTTCAGATTGCGTCTTCTCTTTCTAAGGAGCTCTGTGCCCTGGTCTTTGGAGTCAACACGTTCCTCGCCACTGTTCTCAAGACCATCATCACTCTCATCGTTTCCGACAGGCGGGGCCTGGGCCTCCCGGTCCGCTCACAG ttccTTGTCTACTTTGTGTACTTCGTGGTGCTATCCTTTGCCTACTTCTTGGGAGCTGTGCTGGAGAGCCTGTGGCACTTCCAGTGGGGCCAccaccagcccctgcccctggcccaGGAGCTAAAGAGCCCCTCAGAGGAGAAGGCCATTCAGGTGCTGAGCCTGCAGGATGGGGCCCTCTGCAACCTACAGCCTGAAGCTACGACCCTGGCCCCAGAGGACAGCGCATGGGCCACAGGACCAGGCTTGAGGGAGCAGCCTGAGGCCAAGGCCTGA